CTTATGGGTACGCATTTCGAACTGTTCCCGCGCTTTTTTATTCACATGGGGAGAACGAAGCACCGTCACCTTGTTAATCCGGGTCGGAAGGGGGATGGGTCCGGTGACCTTGGCGCCCGCCTTCTGAACCGTCTGAACGATGGATTTCGCGCTCTGATCAATCAACTCCACATCGAAACCGCGTAATCGAACGCGAATTCGTTCCTTAGCCATTATTCCTCCGATGACTCGTAGTTTAATTTCCGGCTAAACCGAAAACTAAACTACGCTATCAATCATTTCAATCGGTGTTATTCGATGATTTCCGTAACCTGCCCGGAAGCAACGGTTTTACCGCCCTCACGGATAGCAAAACGCAATCCTTTCTCCATCGCAATGGGGTGGATCAGGTCACCGATAAT
The window above is part of the Treponema primitia ZAS-1 genome. Proteins encoded here:
- the rpsJ gene encoding 30S ribosomal protein S10, yielding MAKERIRVRLRGFDVELIDQSAKSIVQTVQKAGAKVTGPIPLPTRINKVTVLRSPHVNKKAREQFEMRTHKRLIDIINPSAEVMDSLMKLELPAGVDVEIKQ